The sequence tattttttgtttttctctcattTATGTTACATCAAGCTAGAACAAGGCACAATTCCACTGgagcattattttatattttgttttatcctGAGAAATACAAATAACTCTGTCTTTTAGTTTAAATCTGTACATTGTAAGTAGTTCATAGCAAATACTGCCTTTCTGATGATTTGAACTGTTGCACTTTTAAGTGCTTGTCATTTGCTTAATTATATGAACAAACATAAAATCTGTTTACTCAGTTTTGCTCTTAAatagtttttcattatttaaatctTCCAGGTTCTattcaagttgagctcaatcaacagcatttgtagcataacattgattacaattcaaatacattttgacttgcctcTCTTTTTCTTCTTGGTTACAATGTGGCAATTACAATGGAATTCAATGAGGCCAatccatacattttaaaatattgtttcaaaagtatagtcacaagacaaatagtatgcttgttaacatgatttagtgtgataaaattgcttactaaccttaactgtgtaaagttatagccaattttacaacattaccatgtcaacaaacccttaaaaCCATAAAACTATgctttaaacatctttacagttcaaataacacACAGGTTTTAACAGCAGAATTAATATTTcttctctggtgcatttttgggatGCTACCCGCAATTTTTCATAATCAAATTTGAAAGCTTGCCATTTACACCTAATTTGTAAAAAATTGGTCTAATTTATCAGAAAACCCacccaaataaaaaaagactccAGTTATTCAAAAATAACATTGTTTATCATTAGGTTTATAACCTAATGATAAACAATGTCAAACcctaattttaaaagtttaaaaatatatatttttgttgtgctaacattgtaaatatttaattctggttctgttcactctctcACATTGAAAAGTCTCGTttaattccactagatggcagcaagcactaaaaaaaaaagtttttgtttctCTCTATCACAGTCCATCACaacatacagatctgaaatgtaggtggcgctctagcacatttcacatttctagccctcacagatgtgctcctccatagacattcaatctaattttcatttctgagtgGTCTATAAACTCAATATAGGTGGCATTAAGCTGAGATCCCCCTctttgcaattacattttatcatcagTAGTCCAAAAAATTCTGATCatttgtttagcatgtttttcctgctggatggcatattttgttctggacatctgagATATAACactggattattcagccaagcaagctcagagacaataaaaagaaaaatgcctAAGGTAAGAGCAGATATATAGTTTTTGGCtgcttggggcttacagcagcagtttccAGTTGCCAGAGCGTTAAAgcgacgtttgtatttgatgacttacagaaatcacatatttcactttgtgattattctgaaaatctttcaaactgtggtattagggcaacaaataCCCAACATAAGAAACATTGCTGAGAGTGAACTTTCATTtgatatgacttgtccatttaagtgctatgtgaaaaacttttttcatataaatatttctaccccattacctccaGGGGGCGCTAATTTACGACATAAATACAGAAGATTACTGACGTTATCGCTGAAAGTTTCAGATACTAAGCTTtgaaatgatacctcatatgcctgacttgtaTACGGGGACGTTAAGTTTTTCCATCGGCGGGTCCATAGAGTTCTAACAATGCGATATAACAATAGCCAGATGAAACCAGTATAGACATTGGAACTGAAACACACTGAATGTTGTAGTCACATTCTAGTAATTGACATTTCCAGGCCCTAATCACAACACACTGCACATCATAATtcattattcctttaatatctgcACTCTTTATGAAGTTTTCAAAATCACACTGCAACACATTAATAGAATATGTTGATCTCTAAACAAACAGAGCTTAATATCTCtgaagataaaaaaacaaaacaaaaaaaacatcatgaCATTCAGACTGCAGAAGTGTTCATACATGGTCAGGATGTCTTGATATTTAACTTGTTCACATTATTCCACATAGCAAAATATAACGAAGCACCGTGTACCCAgatataaataatacaacagGGAGACATGACTTTGAAtggatagtttaaccaaaaatgaaattctttcatcatttaatcgCCTTAATATCGttacaaacccatttgacttttttccatagaaacaaaatgaaatgttaggcagaatttttagtctctattcattcattcacaattattgtatggaaaataatgaaaaaaaaaaaatggaaaggtGTCCATAGCTAACATTGTGCTTTTGTGTTGATGACAGAATATTTGTTTTGgggttaactgtccctttaaatcataTGAGTACCATGAATACAAACATTCCTACTATAAAATGGATGGACAGGAAATGATCATTGTAAATTGCACTTGTTAAAAAAATCAAGTAAACTGGTAGCcaattattaacattaaataataattagggCTTTTAGTGAGCGGTCTTTAAAAATGTTGACATTTCGGGAAAATGTATAGCTGCACTAGGTTTTATTTCTGAGATTTTTAACatggactttaaaaaaaaagaaaagataaaacaataacatgcacacagacacgcacaaatGAGATCCTTGCGAAGATAACATCTGTCCATTTAAagcactcttaaagggatagttcacccaaaaatttcaattGTAATAATTCACGCCCTCATATTGTTCAATTCCTGTTCATCTTTGACTGGggataacattctgcataacatctctttGAGTTCCACAAAAGAATAAATGTTAAACGACTTTAGAGTGAATAACagatttttttgctgttgtttttctttgggtgaattattcatttaataGCATCCATCATGAACGAAAGTAGGCTAATGTTGGATGACACACAGCccaatgttgtgtttgtgtgggtcTTTATGGCTTCGGGTCGAGCAGAAAGCCCACTTTCAAAGGCTTTAAACTAATTTTGTCACTTTCCCTCTTTGAAAAGCAAGTGCACTGTGATGTTTGTACAGCTGTGAcggatttaaaaatgaacaagaaATGAGCATCCTTCCAGTCTTTTGTCTTTAAATTGTAGCTGCATCTTTAAGATGTGAAACTTCCTTTTGGTCAATTGGAGGAGGGTCCTCACACTGATTTGTTGTTTCGGAGTCCTGTGGTTCTGGATTGGATTGGGGTTCAGCTATGGAATCTCCAGGGGTTTGGGTGCAGATCATTTGTTCCATCACAATAGGAGGAGGCTGAATAAGAAATAAGAGAAATGTGATGAATAAAGGAGTAAATCTAATATTACTATGCATATGATACAAAGTATACTCATATTATACActgacatacaccgatcagccacaacattataaccacctgcctaatattgtgtagctccTCCCTCGTGCCAGCAAAATGGCACAAACactttttcaccacaattgtacagagcggttatcagagTTTGTAGACTGTCAGTTTGAActagtctggcaattctctgttgacctctttcatcaacaagacatttttgtccacagaactgccactcactttatgttttttgtttttggcatcattctgagttaattctagaaactgttgtgtgaaaatcccagaagatcatcagttacagaaaaaGCCCGTCTgaaaccaacaatcatccatgcgattatccaatcagccaatcgtgtggaagcagtgcagtgcataaaatcatgcagatatgggtcatgagcatcagttaatgttcacatcaaccatcagaaagggggggggggggaaatgtgatcccagtgatttcgactgtggcatgactgttggtgccagacaggctggtctgagtatttctgtaactgctgatctcctgggattttcatgcacaacagtctctagaatttactcagaatgatgccaaaaaaaaattcaggtcaaaaacaaaagaatgtgaaagtgaaatttggtcgtaaaacaatgacttgaatattgatctgtttatcacccacacttaccatgtcgcttctgaagatacagatttaaccactggagtttaatggattacttttatgctgcctttgtgctttttggagctttaaaattgtgGTACCCATTTGCTTCAATTGTgaagaccaacagagcagagatattcttccaaaaatcttaatttgtgttcagcagaagaaataaaaaagtcacatacatctgggatggcattagggggagtgaatgagagaatttttatttactGGTGAACCATTTAAAAGAGGTTTAATTATCTAAAGCAGTGATTTGCAACATTCTCGGATCAGATTATGGCTGAAACAATTGTCAACAAAcattttcgttgtcgaatagtcgtttgatttaatttaacataacatgagataacattaaactctaatgatgacgcacgAGAGcagcctgactgaggagaggaagaattacacagctcacagtccagatgcactctaaacttacCAAACAGCTTCATCTGATGtcgattgcaaagtatgagggaatcgcttaatgcagctagattataatatGATGACtggtgacttattgaatcataaaatgTGTCACTGTTTCTTATTGTGAATAAAATTGcaaatacgcagctttattaataagagttttttttttgtgaacagaaaggtgagaccattgtacactgcaacaaaatacgtttttgatttgtttttgtttaggctTGTTTTCcgaaataaatatctaaaactcttttaaaacaacgtacattttctttagcagctatactgcagaagaaaaaatatacttgcttttagagaatagatcttgaatacaagtttattttgtctttactgcactcgcagaagtataaccaagtgaaaaaatacacttatatttaagatacattctcttaaagcaagtctaaatatcttatattttgcttctcaattaaataaatcttgttttaaggatttttagatacttttaaatggaaaacaagacaaaaacacttgataataaaacaattttttcccTTTTCATCTCTGACCTGCTCAAAGGAAATCACCATAAATTAACTAAGGACCAACAAATCTCTAGGATGATTATCTGTTTAAAAGCATGACAACTGTTACCTAAAGAACTGAGGAAATTAAACTTAAGCCCTCTTGTAGCACACACAGATTTTTTTACCAGACCTAAAGGATAGAATTGGTGTGTATcaactaaaatatttgttttaacttAAATGTATTACAGTCTGTAAGACATTAAAACGTTACTTTGGTTTTAAATCAgtcaaaattggcaaaaaaaaaaaatatttacatttttgggcaaGTCTATATAAAAAACCCTGGACAGTCTTTTGAAATCGTGAATCCCGTGTGTCTAAATGTTCTGGGAGGGGGAAAATGCTGCTTTTTGAATTTACACATATCCACTCTCTTAACCCTCTACATATACATGGTCTATATCCATGCTGGAAGcagatagattgtgagcagattttCCCATATCTCTTGGATGTTTGCTGCATGTGTGAAGAGGAGTGGGGTGGGGGCGGGGCGGGCCGTGAGTGcgcacgcccggcccccaatcaggctaatcagttgaggagagggataaagccaaGCCGGATGTGGCAGTTTACAGCCAACacactgcttttgtgttccatgaaagaaataaagtcaaacttGTTTGTAACAGCATGAGAATGAGTGAATGGCgacttttcatttctgggtgaacctTCAAATTTATGTTATGGCTGAAAACACTGAACCTATCCTTTAGAAGAAAACACCCACAGTAAAAATGAGAGCAAAATAAGAGCGGGGGGAAAAAAACACGTGGGTGGTTTTACTCAACTGTAAGTTTAGTAACTGTATATAACCCTAGAACTTTTCCAACCGAAGGCACTCATATCAAACTGGTATTCACCACAAATCCACTTCCTGTCCAGAACAAAGGCAACTCCTTGCGCCACAGTGCCACCGCAAGGCTGGTGAGGAGCGTGCAAGGCACCAGGTATAATAGGGCAGGCTGACCCATCTCCATCAGAGCCAGAGCCACAAATGTGATGAGCAGGCCGATGCCATAGCCTAAACAAAGAAAGATCACTGGTCAGGGTCACAATATTTAAATGATAAGCACTATTTACTCTTTTCAAACTATGCACTTGGAAAGCGAGAtataaaattaaagggatagttcacccaaatatgaaattcATGCAATtttttctcctgcagaacacacacaaaagatatttagaagaatatcagatctgtagttccatacaatgcaaatgtacagtgaggaaaataagtatttgaacaccctgctattttgcaagttctcccacttagaaatcatggaggggtctgaaattgtcatcgtaggtgcatgtccactgtgagagacataatctaaaaaaaaaatccagaaatcacaatgtatgattttttaactatttatttgtatgatacagctgcaaataagtatttgaacacctgagaaaatcaatgttaatatttggtacagtagcctttgtttgcaattacagaggtcaaacctttcctgtagtttttcaccaggtttgcacacactgcaggagggattttggcccactcctccacacagatcttctctagatcagtcaggtttctgggctgtcgctgagaaacacggagtttgagctccctccaaagattctctattgggtataggtctggagactggctaggccacgccagaaccttgatatgcttcttacagagccactccttggttatcctggctgtgtgcttcgggtcattgtcatgttggaagacccagcctcgacccatcttcaatgctctaactgagggaaggaggttgttccccaaaatctcgcaatacatggccccggtcatcctctccttaatacagtgcagtcagccctgtcccatgtgcagaaaaacacccccaaagcatgatgctaccacccccatgcttcacagtagggatggtgttcttgggatggtactcatcattcttcttccttcaaacacggttagtggaattatgaccaaaaagttctattttggtctcatctgaccacatgactttctcccatgactcctctggatcatccaaatggtcactggcaaacttaagacgggccttgacatgtgctggtttaagcaggggaaccttccgtgccatgcatgatttcaaaccatgacgtcttagtgtattaccaacagtaaacttggaaacggtggtcccagctcttttcaggtcattgaccagctcctcccatgtagttctgggctgatttctcacctttcttaggatcattgagaccacacgaggtgagatcttgcatggagccccagtccgagggagattgacagtcatgtttagcttcttccattttctaatgattgttccaacagtggaccttttttcaccaagctgcttggcaatttccccgtagccctttccagccttgtggaggtgtacaattttgtctctagtgtctttggacagctctttggtcttggccatgttagtagttggattcttactgattgtatggggtggacaggtgtctttatgcacctaatgacctcaaataggtgcatctaatttaggataataaatggagtggaggtggacattttaaaggcagactaacaggtctttgagggtcagaattctagctgatagacaggtgttcaaatacttatttgcagctgtatcatacaaataaatagataaaaaatcatacattgtgatttctggatttttttttttagattatgtctctcacagtggacatgcacctacgatgacaattttagacccctccatgttttctaagtgggagaacttgcaaaatagcagggtgttcaaatacttattttcctcactgtaggtgaccaacattttgaagctccaaaaagcacataaaggcagcataaaagtaatacataagactcacTTGGTTAAACCCATGTGTGGTTTAGAAACAGACAAGTCCCTTTTTAACAATGAAAtctcccagcccagtaggtggcgatatgcacaaaattTGAAAGTGCAATTGGAGAccgatagtaaaaaaggacttttttttccatttctcacccacatccaGGGATAAATTAACCACTTGGCCGACTAGGCTGTTGCCTAGGGGCATCTAAACCCAAAGGGCCCAGAGCTccaaatcaattatttatttattttgagatgcctattataaatccacataaatgtcagccttatgtgaaataccatttgAATGGCTGAATGCATGCTGGACGACAGCATCACGAGCACATTCACTCGAATGTGTGCTCAGGGAAGACATTTATTTGAAGGACTTCAGAGAACAACGCCTGATTTACAAAATGCTTCCAAACACAAAGGTGAAGTTTACActggctgtgtacaaagctgatagtttaaatttacatttacatttatgcatttggcagacacttttatccaaagcgacttaaagtgcacttattacagggacaatcccccggagcaacctggagttatgtgtcttgctcaaggacacactggtggtgactgtggggctcgaaccagcaaccttctgattaacagttatgcgctttagcccactatgccaccactacTTCAAATAAGGGACAGAATTCATGCAACAGTGTAgagaactttaaaatgtttaagtcctgcatgcattttatgtttaatgataaagagaAAGGTGCTTTAATATTCTAAATATGTGCATAgtaaccttttgtaatatttggttaactgTGAGAGTTTCAAACGGTTATTCTGTTATTTGTCAGGAGTCAGGACTTGGGAATAAAGAACGTTTATTGCCATGGATGCGTTAAACACAAACTCAGATcgcagggaataaagtgcacagtgagctatgagcctaaataacataatacatagatcttcaaatgataaagtcACATTAAAGTCGAACAAGAATAATCTCGGTCACTGACTGTAACATAGTAGGCCTATTCTTAATGTATTGAATATGGGTAATTCTACCTAGGCAggttcactttccatgaggcagcGAATGCTATGGATTAAATGACTTCTTCGGGATGCTTTGATTTATAAATGATGATTCAGCATTTAACTGGTTtaattattgtctgcacaccagagcaaaaggggggAAAACATTGGTTCACCAATTAtaaagtgctgaaactttgccaggtgaaaaacaatctggaatcatgtgtaacaatcacatgaagtcctctttgcaacctgaacttcatcagaatgtcGATTTGTGACACCAGCGCTGAAAAAGTTTGATGCAGCTCAACAAATGTTGAAACAGAACACAGATATTTCCAGATGCATTAataattattgaaattatttttaagttaacagtgtctaaaaaatCTGATGGTCTTGCACAACGACTTGTAAAatagaacgcaggtgtcttgagatgcgttTAATTATTAAAGTTCTTTTAAAATTTACAGCGAGTTGTGGCACAacgatcaaagatgtccatccagtGAGTGTTTGCATGGCCTCGACGCACGTGTGAACATCCCATAAATAGCCTTACTTGAAAATCTGACCCGAACCTGGCTcaaaacctgtaggtttgtcAGATACCGTCGGACTCTGAAcgggttgaagacctctaaacaCGTGCAGAATAAacgaatagtgattttggtatttgaataccgAACACATACCTATTAATAATAACTCGTGATTTTTTATCGGTTCATAATAAAAAAGTACATATAACTGGCTGTGTAAGACATTGCTCCAAACTTTTCATCAGTCAATTTGAAAATTCCAACCAAATCTGACAAGCGTCCTGTAGAGCATAAAAGTGAACGTAGTCACGTGACACGTCATGGGGGGCCTCCATGGTGTACCGACCCATGAGCTTCTCAGTTCTTAATCCGTCCTtgcccacacatatcatatcacttctgaagacattgatttaaccactggagttgtttgggttacatttatactgcctttgtgcttttttagCTTCTGAATTTTGGCACTTGccttttatggacctacagagccgagatattcttcaaaaaatcttagtttgtgttcagcagaagaaataaagtcatctgagatggcatgagggtaaattatgagaatgttctttattgggtgaactatccctttaaagcaaggtaccacataaaataaaactgaagATTGCATTCGTAACGATGAACAATAATCCCAAGactaataaatgctttaaaaaaaaatattccttgtTACTTCATTATacccaatgcattaactaatgttaataaacaaaaccttactgtaaagtgtaacCAGATCTAGTTTATGGAGTATGTTAGCCACATATCTGAATCTAAAGGTAGTCCAAGTCTTACCAATAGTGCAGGCCAGGAAGTATATTCGAGAAGTCTGCATGAGAATGTCAAATCTGTGGCAATATGCTACAAGCAGAcctgagaaaataaaataaatatgaaggAATGGTTGTTATATCATATTACAATGAAGAACAAGATGACCAGGAAGAAGGAAAAAcaacaatgatgatgatgatggtgaagtCTGATTTCAACAATGTTTCTTCGATTGTTCCAGAGAAcattaaagttttattttcaatttggacAAGCAGAGTCTGAATTACATTGTCCTATTCTTTCCACAAACCCTGGAAATAATCTGTTTTTCATCACGCAACAACAAGAGACATTACCTGGTACCAAGATATCCCCAAAGCCCAGTAGAGAGAAGGGCCTGTCACACAGGACCAGAGGAGAGGAGTTTAACCGGGGAACTTTTAGCACCATTGGAAGCTAACAAACACATAATGCACAGTTGTGAAAACTcgtaaaaatattttgaaatattctcAGTTCAAAAAGACAGATTTAAAGAAAAGTACCTTCTCATGTGAAAAGGAATTAGAGGGTCCAGTTGCCACCTCTACCATGATACTTTCACCACTCtgcacaaatataataaaaacacacacaaatgtttaaaGTCAACACCAAACAGCGTTCACAAACCATCTCACTTCTGTATTGTGACGTATTTCTTAGCTAAACAGGATTCAATGAGAAGAGATAGAGAGCAGAACTTGATTTGATCAATTGAGAATTGACTGGACCGTGAAAAGTCTCTATATGACAGGTGGCGGTAAGAGGCAGAGGGGTTAAAAGCAAGCCAAAAATGATAGTCATTTTAAAGGagtaagttattacattttaatgaaagttTACAAAGATAAAGTTTTTTTTGTCTGTAATAACATGAACCGTTCACAAAAAGACCAAATTaagaaattaaacaattaaataagatccattttaatttcatgttgacttgaattAGAATAGACTTATTCATTGTTTATTGATCTACGTAAAATAAAAAGAACGAGAAAGACTCATACCTCAGTTAAGAGTGgcgttataaaaacaaaaaacacatcataCACAAACAGGATGACCAGCAGTAGAGAGCAGGCCTATGAAGAGAAGAATAGTGGATTGAATATCAGTACTTCCACAGAAGGATGTCATTGGTAATACCAGAATACCATGTCCTGTACCAGAATCAATgcaacattaaagggataatttaccccaaaattaaaattctctctttactcaacctcatgcctatatgactttcttctgctgaacacaaattaagatttttagaggaatatttcagctctgtaggtccatacaatgcaattgaatggtggccagacctttcaagctccaaaaatcactttaaggcagcataaaagtaatccatatgactccagttgttaaatccatgtcttcagaagtgatatgatagatgtgggtgagaaacaggtcaatatataaatccttttttactataaatctccactttcacgttctgaaagtaaaagtgtagatttattagtaaaaaaggattgaaatatggatctgtttctctcccagtgatcgcatcacttcagaagacatatattaaaccactggcatTGTTTGGGTTActttgctgcctttgtgatttttggagcttcaaaaagtctggtcaccattcgcttgcattgtacggaactacatagctgaaatattcgtcATAAACTCTTTgtgtcagcagaagaaagaaattcatacacatctgggatggcatgagggtgagtaaatgatgatagaaactTCATTTTTGGGAGCAAAAATgaacactatccctttaaattgcatCCACAGGCAGCATTCTCACTCACCTTGAAAGTGGGCAGTCTGATTGTTTTCAGCATGTAGAGGCAAAATGCGATGCCTAATGCATCTTGAAGCACCCACGCCCACCTAGAGAACATTATTTTGACAGAAGATACTGTGATGCTGCTAAAAGGGTCACACAAATAAGCGGCAAAAGGTTTTAAATATGCTTACTGGTCTTCATTGCGGAAAACTCCCCAGGTGACACTAACTCCTATACAGAAGGCTGAAAGGAGCAGCATGCGCACCTGTGGCCGCTTATGGCAGTACGGCAGGTTATTCTCGGGTATCCTATCAAAATTCAGACATGAacacaaggcatttccatcaatACAATTCTAAAAGGTAAGAATCTTGTCTTTATACTTCACATCTCTAACCTGCATTTCCCGAAGGGTATTCTTCGTACAAAAGGCCAAAGACAGCTGTACAGACCGACGGCCGATGCCAAACAGAATGTCGCTATGGACATATACACTGCCGGGGAAGGACAAGAGAGAGAAAATCATCAAGTTCAGCCAAGGAACACACAGTTGAACGACAGCaagatttgaatattttatttaccCAAGTGATCATAGAAGAAATACAAGAGCACCAGCATAGTGCAGCACATGACCACAAATACACAAATCATGATGGGAGTGACATCAACGGTCTCCTCATCTTGTTTCTCGGCACCGTCATCTCTTTTGTGCTTCATGTAACGTCTGCAAACAAACACAGATAATTAGTCAAACTACTGTAGTTTTTCCCCAGATGTAGGTAAAGTTGACTAAATTCTGCATTACTTTTCTTAAAGTTGCTTGCTGCAAGCTTTATTACTTACCTGGTTAACTCCCAACCtgtttgaaaattctgtcattaattccCCACGcttatgttgctccaaaacccatatgacttactctGTTCtaaggctgggtattgatacagatttcccaatttgattccaattcacaagctcttgattcgattcAATTCCAATATCGATTCATACAAGTCCATTTTGCTTAAATAcgaaataaattctctctcagcaaATGCTCTTAATTTTAAAAGGAAACTTCTAGGtgcaatatgaaaatataaata comes from Xyrauchen texanus isolate HMW12.3.18 chromosome 9, RBS_HiC_50CHRs, whole genome shotgun sequence and encodes:
- the LOC127649509 gene encoding signal peptide peptidase-like 2B; amino-acid sequence: MRFLSSLLWAALLIKQVLGEYGMAHFSDWGNKGKDYCIFFNSQWARLPQDLSKAVRLQIYDLTTSVLCSPSDVPEGGFPNSVLMVMRGNCTFYEKVRLAQINGAKGLLIVSKDRLTPPSGNKSQYEEISIPVALLGYKDMLDIMKIFGEDRQVAMYAPNEPVVDYNMVIIFLMAVGTVAVGGYWAGSRDFKKRYMKHKRDDGAEKQDEETVDVTPIMICVFVVMCCTMLVLLYFFYDHLVYMSIATFCLASAVGLYSCLWPFVRRIPFGKCRIPENNLPYCHKRPQVRMLLLSAFCIGVSVTWGVFRNEDQWAWVLQDALGIAFCLYMLKTIRLPTFKACSLLLVILFVYDVFFVFITPLLTESGESIMVEVATGPSNSFSHEKLPMVLKVPRLNSSPLVLCDRPFSLLGFGDILVPGLLVAYCHRFDILMQTSRIYFLACTIGYGIGLLITFVALALMEMGQPALLYLVPCTLLTSLAVALWRKELPLFWTGSGFVVNTSLI